A window of the Streptomyces luomodiensis genome harbors these coding sequences:
- a CDS encoding RNA polymerase sigma factor, producing MDEAELRSLTPSVLAVLVRRGADFAAAEDAVQDALVEAVRVGPADPSPSSSSRGYPRRDAKGWLITVAWRKFLDATRADTARRRREDLVEREPAPGPAPGVDDTLQLYFLCAHPSLTPSSAVALTLRAVGGLTTRQIARAYLVPEATMAQRISRAKRTVSGVRFDQPGDVATVLRVLYLVFNEGYSGDVDLAAEAIRLTRQLAAAVDHPEVAGLLALMLLHHARRATRTAPDGSLVPLAEQDRGRWDTEAIAEGVELLQAALARDRLGEFQAQAAIAALHADAPTAGETDWAQIVEWYDELARLTDSPVVRLNRAVAVGEADGPRAGLAALAALDASLPRHAAVAAYLHERDGDLATAARLYAEAAGKAPSLAERDHLTRQAARLNTRRR from the coding sequence ATGGACGAGGCCGAGCTGCGGAGCCTGACGCCGAGCGTGCTCGCCGTCCTCGTCCGCCGCGGAGCCGATTTCGCGGCGGCCGAGGACGCCGTGCAGGACGCACTCGTCGAGGCGGTCCGCGTCGGGCCGGCCGACCCTTCCCCAAGCTCTTCGAGCAGGGGATACCCCAGACGGGATGCGAAGGGCTGGCTGATCACCGTGGCCTGGCGCAAGTTCCTCGACGCCACCCGGGCGGACACCGCCCGCCGCCGGCGTGAGGACCTCGTCGAGAGGGAGCCGGCGCCCGGCCCCGCGCCCGGGGTGGACGACACGCTCCAGCTCTACTTCCTCTGCGCCCACCCGTCCCTGACCCCGTCGTCCGCGGTCGCGCTCACGCTGCGCGCCGTCGGCGGGCTGACCACCCGCCAGATCGCCAGGGCCTACCTGGTGCCCGAGGCGACCATGGCACAACGGATCAGCCGGGCCAAGCGCACCGTCTCCGGTGTGCGGTTCGACCAGCCCGGCGACGTGGCCACCGTGCTGCGCGTCCTCTACCTGGTCTTCAACGAGGGCTACTCCGGCGACGTCGATCTCGCCGCCGAGGCCATCCGGCTCACCCGGCAGCTCGCGGCCGCGGTCGACCACCCCGAAGTGGCGGGGCTGCTCGCCCTCATGCTGCTCCACCACGCCCGGCGCGCCACCCGGACCGCGCCCGACGGCAGCCTGGTGCCGCTCGCCGAGCAGGACCGCGGCCGGTGGGACACCGAGGCGATCGCCGAGGGCGTCGAGCTCCTCCAGGCGGCCCTGGCCCGCGACCGGCTGGGCGAGTTCCAGGCCCAGGCCGCCATCGCGGCACTGCACGCCGACGCGCCCACCGCCGGGGAGACCGACTGGGCGCAGATCGTCGAGTGGTACGACGAGCTGGCCCGCCTGACCGACAGCCCGGTCGTCCGGCTCAACCGCGCGGTGGCCGTCGGCGAGGCCGACGGACCGCGCGCCGGGCTGGCGGCGCTCGCGGCGCTGGACGCCTCCCTGCCCCGCCACGCCGCGGTGGCGGCGTACCTCCACGAGCGCGACGGGGACCTGGCGACGGCGGCCCGGCTGTACGCCGAGGCGGCCGGGAAGGCACCCAGCCTCGCCGAGCGCGATCACCTGACGCGCCAGGCCGCCCGGCTCAACACCCGCCGCCGCTGA
- a CDS encoding phytanoyl-CoA dioxygenase family protein yields the protein MPASAIDLDHVIGKVRTTGYAVLPGVLSPEETRRTREALHRLSELDDETHGVERLVGMRERGALRNLAAADDVFHALLETSPALDIVDAFLGPRGILNCFDALTLFPGQGRYPWDYHTDLMDVTGVSFPPHRIPGVNVLYYFDRVREENGATWVVPGSHLTLADEPDPEVMAPLSVPLEVEPGDGVVFDARIWHCAGTNGSDVPRALIKTLFTAPWYRPQMDFTRAVPEDVLARLSPRARRYLNVHNVPPTTVDELRWRLFHGDAVYEEEATADKVAEV from the coding sequence TTGCCTGCCAGTGCGATCGACCTCGACCACGTGATCGGCAAGGTGCGGACGACAGGGTACGCGGTGCTTCCGGGCGTCCTCTCGCCCGAGGAGACCCGGCGGACCAGAGAAGCACTGCACCGGTTGTCGGAGCTGGACGACGAGACCCATGGCGTCGAGCGCCTCGTCGGGATGCGGGAACGCGGCGCGCTGCGCAACCTGGCCGCCGCCGACGATGTCTTCCACGCCCTGCTGGAGACCTCGCCCGCGCTCGACATCGTCGACGCGTTCCTCGGCCCACGGGGCATACTCAACTGCTTTGACGCCCTGACCCTGTTCCCAGGGCAGGGGCGCTACCCGTGGGACTACCACACGGACCTGATGGACGTCACCGGTGTGTCGTTCCCGCCCCACAGGATTCCCGGTGTCAACGTCCTCTACTACTTCGACCGGGTGCGCGAGGAGAACGGCGCCACCTGGGTCGTCCCCGGCAGCCACCTCACCCTCGCCGACGAGCCGGACCCCGAGGTGATGGCGCCGCTGTCGGTGCCCTTGGAGGTCGAACCCGGTGACGGCGTCGTGTTCGACGCGCGGATCTGGCACTGTGCGGGCACCAACGGCTCGGACGTGCCACGCGCCCTGATCAAGACGTTGTTCACCGCGCCCTGGTACCGGCCGCAGATGGACTTCACCCGCGCCGTGCCCGAGGACGTGCTCGCCCGGCTCAGCCCGCGCGCCCGGCGGTATCTGAACGTGCACAACGTACCGCCCACGACCGTCGACGAGCTGCGGTGGCGGCTGTTCCACGGTGACGCGGTGTACGAGGAGGAGGCCACCGCGGACAAGGTCGCGGAGGTCTGA
- a CDS encoding radical SAM/SPASM domain-containing protein — MYLLPFFSYRQVDDAVVLTNHITKKQAVDTWATVEALEAIYNSPSDPIGLPAVAEEMELVFADRDEANRWLDSGPSRQSGRLPKIEQIELTNRCPYTCKMCPRTFEMDRGLGDMSLELFDSIMSQVSGDTKFCALHHFGESLLHKGVGEAIAIALSHGVRTGLSCNPPSLLPKRAEAVLSAGIANMVLSLDSLDPDVYKSIRGRAARLDVADRNLRELVRLRDEGGYDTNLTLQMINMHANNDEAERFLAYCEELGVDRGVVIRLERWDFDDELVAELGEHTSAGYTEPCTRPWNSVAILWDGRVVPCCHDYNGEKVLGNLQHETLEEIWAKPESREFRSRNAEMAICAKCAFGQSFREARRQKEGFHRFHREVTEPDGARWEWFNPRLLDAGRTRAWYDGFDVLPAVSHETGA, encoded by the coding sequence GTGTATCTGCTGCCGTTCTTCAGCTACCGGCAGGTCGACGACGCCGTCGTCCTCACCAACCACATCACCAAGAAGCAGGCCGTCGACACGTGGGCGACCGTGGAGGCGCTGGAGGCGATCTACAACTCGCCGTCCGATCCGATCGGCCTCCCCGCGGTCGCCGAGGAGATGGAACTGGTCTTCGCGGACCGCGACGAGGCCAACAGGTGGCTCGACAGCGGTCCGTCCCGGCAGTCGGGCCGACTGCCCAAGATCGAGCAGATCGAGCTGACCAACCGCTGCCCGTACACCTGCAAGATGTGCCCGCGTACCTTCGAGATGGACCGCGGCCTCGGCGACATGTCGCTGGAGCTGTTCGACTCGATCATGAGCCAGGTCAGCGGTGACACGAAGTTCTGCGCACTGCACCACTTCGGGGAGTCCTTGCTGCACAAGGGCGTCGGCGAGGCCATCGCCATCGCGCTGAGCCACGGCGTGCGCACCGGCCTGTCGTGCAATCCGCCGAGTCTGCTGCCCAAGCGGGCCGAGGCGGTCCTCAGCGCGGGCATCGCGAACATGGTGTTGTCGCTGGACTCCCTGGACCCGGACGTCTACAAGTCCATCCGCGGCCGGGCGGCCCGGCTCGACGTCGCCGACCGCAATCTGCGCGAGCTGGTGCGGTTGCGCGACGAGGGCGGCTACGACACCAACCTCACCCTCCAGATGATCAATATGCACGCCAACAACGATGAGGCCGAGCGGTTCCTCGCCTACTGCGAGGAGCTGGGTGTCGACCGCGGTGTGGTGATCCGGCTCGAGCGCTGGGACTTCGACGACGAGCTGGTGGCCGAGCTGGGCGAGCACACGTCGGCCGGTTACACCGAACCGTGCACCCGGCCGTGGAACTCCGTGGCCATCCTGTGGGACGGGCGGGTCGTCCCGTGCTGCCACGACTACAACGGCGAGAAGGTGCTCGGCAACCTTCAGCACGAGACGCTCGAGGAGATCTGGGCGAAGCCGGAGTCCCGCGAGTTCCGCTCCCGCAACGCCGAGATGGCCATCTGCGCCAAGTGCGCGTTCGGCCAGTCGTTCCGGGAGGCCAGGCGGCAGAAGGAGGGCTTCCACCGGTTCCACCGGGAGGTGACCGAGCCGGATGGCGCGCGGTGGGAGTGGTTCAATCCGCGCCTGCTCGACGCGGGCCGGACCAGGGCTTGGTACGACGGCTTCGATGTGCTGCCGGCGGTGTCCCACGAGACGGGAGCGTGA
- a CDS encoding glycosyltransferase: MATIADGVHQSVRKTLWRTVQQTRFPLDRPIETLPLYVSSHAESLTAGDANGTGNDERAVVSGGVASMAAYFSAFPASYWHTWTSRRHVRLKITVNGACTVTVLRSDEHGDATRVLSKDAAQDSSFDEVLPLDAFQRGGWYWFEVAPQGPAVRIVNAEWQVQDDRGKQGTVTIVITTHDRPETCMGLLKSFGEVIRLGGRVEHIVVVDHGRRYPVADNPHFGDLDPEVVRRLRVVKQRNLGGAGGFGRGMYEAIREELSDYVVVMDDDVAVDPESFIRGLAFADFCREPTIVGAHMFEMNEPCVLSTFGEGIDRRDYMWDSVPGVVDSFDLSLHDLRRTPWLHRRFDVDYNAWWTCLIPVDVIKSIGLPLPVFIKWDDIEYGLRAGAHGIPTVSLPGFGVWHESWREKDAHNWQAYYLLRNRCIAALIHSPHRRGTGVVLTNLAFDIESLLCMRYSTAALRCQALIDLHREPADLLRESDGKLASLNSLRQGFLDASERAEDPDQISVEATPHRSDHTSPKSKIATLLRICALICRHAFTDRRHTVAPVLPAAMDEWRDIGHRDAVDIYFPNGDLVSRRRRSRSLFVSSLKGLLKEHARLWWNWPKLARMYRASASHLVSPDTQGAFLFDAKEPR, translated from the coding sequence GTGGCAACGATCGCTGATGGTGTGCACCAGAGCGTGCGGAAGACTCTTTGGCGAACTGTTCAGCAGACACGCTTTCCGCTTGACCGCCCCATCGAAACGCTGCCCCTCTACGTCTCCTCTCATGCTGAATCCCTGACGGCGGGCGATGCGAACGGTACAGGGAACGACGAAAGGGCAGTCGTTTCGGGTGGAGTTGCGTCCATGGCGGCCTACTTCAGCGCCTTTCCGGCCAGTTATTGGCACACCTGGACATCGCGTCGTCACGTCAGGTTGAAAATAACAGTGAACGGCGCATGCACGGTGACGGTTCTCAGGTCGGACGAGCACGGCGACGCAACGCGGGTGCTTTCCAAGGACGCGGCGCAGGACAGTTCCTTCGACGAGGTTCTGCCCTTGGACGCATTCCAGCGAGGTGGGTGGTACTGGTTCGAGGTCGCCCCGCAGGGTCCGGCCGTCCGGATCGTGAATGCCGAATGGCAGGTGCAGGACGACCGGGGAAAGCAGGGCACCGTGACGATCGTGATCACGACTCATGATCGACCGGAAACCTGTATGGGCCTTCTGAAGAGTTTCGGTGAGGTGATCCGCCTCGGCGGACGGGTGGAACATATCGTCGTCGTCGATCACGGCCGGCGGTATCCGGTCGCGGACAATCCGCACTTCGGTGACCTCGACCCCGAAGTGGTCCGCCGGCTGCGGGTCGTGAAGCAGCGGAACCTGGGCGGAGCCGGAGGGTTCGGGCGCGGCATGTACGAAGCCATCAGGGAGGAACTGAGTGATTACGTAGTGGTCATGGACGATGACGTGGCCGTGGACCCGGAAAGCTTCATCAGGGGCCTGGCTTTCGCCGATTTCTGCCGGGAGCCCACGATCGTGGGTGCCCATATGTTTGAGATGAACGAACCGTGTGTGCTGTCCACGTTCGGCGAGGGGATCGACCGGCGTGACTACATGTGGGATTCGGTACCCGGAGTTGTTGATTCATTCGACTTGTCGCTCCATGACCTGCGGAGGACTCCGTGGCTCCATCGGCGTTTCGATGTCGACTACAACGCCTGGTGGACATGTCTCATTCCGGTCGACGTCATAAAATCCATTGGGCTTCCGCTGCCTGTTTTCATCAAGTGGGATGATATCGAGTACGGGCTCCGGGCTGGTGCGCATGGCATCCCCACGGTCAGTCTTCCGGGGTTCGGGGTCTGGCACGAGTCCTGGCGGGAGAAAGACGCTCACAATTGGCAAGCCTATTATCTTCTGCGTAATCGCTGCATTGCCGCCTTGATCCACTCGCCGCATCGTCGCGGCACCGGCGTTGTCCTGACGAATCTCGCCTTCGATATCGAGTCGCTGTTGTGCATGCGCTACTCGACTGCCGCTCTCAGGTGCCAAGCGCTGATCGACCTGCATCGAGAGCCGGCGGATCTGCTCCGCGAGTCCGATGGCAAGCTCGCGTCATTGAACAGCTTGCGCCAGGGTTTCCTTGATGCCTCGGAACGGGCTGAGGACCCCGATCAGATCTCAGTCGAAGCGACACCGCACAGGAGCGATCACACATCACCGAAAAGCAAGATCGCCACACTGCTGCGGATCTGCGCGCTGATATGCCGGCACGCGTTCACGGACCGGCGGCATACGGTTGCTCCGGTGCTTCCTGCCGCGATGGACGAATGGCGGGACATCGGTCACCGTGACGCGGTCGACATCTACTTTCCCAACGGGGATCTGGTGTCCCGGCGCAGGCGGAGCCGTTCGCTGTTCGTGAGTTCCCTCAAAGGCTTGCTGAAGGAGCATGCGCGGCTCTGGTGGAATTGGCCGAAATTGGCTCGGATGTATCGGGCGTCGGCGAGCCACCTGGTCTCGCCGGACACCCAGGGGGCGTTCCTTTTCGATGCGAAGGAGCCCCGCTGA
- a CDS encoding class I SAM-dependent methyltransferase: MDPEDPKEIVRRGYDIVSSRYDEAYGAETKYRQWLGDVRRRIPPGGTVLDLGCGSGVPVARDLAADGYRVIGVDISEVQIRRARARVPEAEFICADASAVSFEAASFDAVVSFYALIHIPLPEQPPLLRRIAEWLRPGGWFVATTGYGARTGVEENWLGSGAAMWWSHADAATNRTWITEAGLTVEREEFVPEGAGGHALFWARRGSL; this comes from the coding sequence GTGGACCCCGAAGACCCCAAAGAGATTGTCCGGCGTGGGTACGACATTGTCTCCTCGCGCTATGACGAGGCATATGGCGCGGAGACGAAGTACCGGCAGTGGCTCGGCGATGTGCGGCGACGGATCCCGCCCGGCGGGACGGTGCTGGACCTGGGATGCGGAAGCGGGGTGCCGGTCGCCCGTGATCTGGCCGCCGATGGCTACCGGGTCATCGGTGTCGACATCAGCGAGGTACAGATTCGACGGGCCAGGGCGCGGGTGCCCGAGGCGGAGTTCATCTGCGCGGACGCATCGGCCGTGTCCTTCGAAGCCGCTTCCTTCGACGCGGTTGTTTCCTTCTACGCTCTCATCCATATTCCGCTGCCCGAACAGCCGCCGTTGCTGCGGAGGATCGCCGAGTGGCTGCGCCCGGGGGGCTGGTTCGTGGCCACCACCGGGTACGGTGCGCGGACCGGCGTCGAGGAGAACTGGCTCGGTAGCGGTGCCGCGATGTGGTGGAGCCACGCCGACGCGGCCACGAACCGCACCTGGATCACTGAGGCCGGTCTGACCGTCGAACGGGAAGAGTTCGTTCCGGAAGGCGCCGGCGGACATGCCCTGTTCTGGGCACGTCGGGGCTCCCTTTAG